The Pygocentrus nattereri isolate fPygNat1 chromosome 17, fPygNat1.pri, whole genome shotgun sequence genome window below encodes:
- the lrrc51 gene encoding leucine rich repeat containing 51 isoform X1 gives MFGAPLDFSFKCLSSVADVVSEEPNMSVRPLRRNSEGKFSSRSLRLNNNIISDLQGLTDTLPALFTEPKRLAWLDLSFNDLSHIHPVLTELTELRVLYLHGNSVSNLSEVDKLGTLPFLHTVTLHGNAMETVQGYRGYVISAVPHLKMMDFSAVTKQERVMASIWHRGGRGLKSTKKIKED, from the exons ACGTTGTGTCCGAGGAGCCGAACATGTCCGTGCGTCCACTCAGGAGGAATTCTGAGGGGAAGTTCAGTAGCAGATCTCTCCGCCTCAACAACAACATCATCAGTGACCTGCAGGGCCTGACTGACACACTGCCCGCTCTCTTCACCGAGCCGAAACGCCTCGCCTGGCTTGACCTGTCCTTCAATGACCTCTCTCACATACACCCG GTCCTCACAGAGCTCACAGAGCTGCGGGTGTTGTATCTCCATGGTAACAGCGTGAGTAACCTGTCAGAGGTGGATAAGCTGGGGACGCTGCCGTTCCTGCACACTGTCACTCTGCACGGCAACGCCATGGAGACTGTGCAGGGCTACAG GGGATACGTGATCTCCGCTGTTCCTCACCTGAAGATGATGGACTTCAGTGCCGTTACCAAACAGGAGAGAGTCATGGCCTCCATCTGGCACCGGGGTGGGAGGGGCCTCAAATCCACCAAGAAGATCAAAGAGGACTGA
- the lrrc51 gene encoding leucine rich repeat containing 51 isoform X3 — translation MSVRPLRRNSEGKFSSRSLRLNNNIISDLQGLTDTLPALFTEPKRLAWLDLSFNDLSHIHPVLTELTELRVLYLHGNSVSNLSEVDKLGTLPFLHTVTLHGNAMETVQGYRGYVISAVPHLKMMDFSAVTKQERVMASIWHRGGRGLKSTKKIKED, via the exons ATGTCCGTGCGTCCACTCAGGAGGAATTCTGAGGGGAAGTTCAGTAGCAGATCTCTCCGCCTCAACAACAACATCATCAGTGACCTGCAGGGCCTGACTGACACACTGCCCGCTCTCTTCACCGAGCCGAAACGCCTCGCCTGGCTTGACCTGTCCTTCAATGACCTCTCTCACATACACCCG GTCCTCACAGAGCTCACAGAGCTGCGGGTGTTGTATCTCCATGGTAACAGCGTGAGTAACCTGTCAGAGGTGGATAAGCTGGGGACGCTGCCGTTCCTGCACACTGTCACTCTGCACGGCAACGCCATGGAGACTGTGCAGGGCTACAG GGGATACGTGATCTCCGCTGTTCCTCACCTGAAGATGATGGACTTCAGTGCCGTTACCAAACAGGAGAGAGTCATGGCCTCCATCTGGCACCGGGGTGGGAGGGGCCTCAAATCCACCAAGAAGATCAAAGAGGACTGA
- the lrrc51 gene encoding leucine rich repeat containing 51 isoform X2, which yields MDVVSEEPNMSVRPLRRNSEGKFSSRSLRLNNNIISDLQGLTDTLPALFTEPKRLAWLDLSFNDLSHIHPVLTELTELRVLYLHGNSVSNLSEVDKLGTLPFLHTVTLHGNAMETVQGYRGYVISAVPHLKMMDFSAVTKQERVMASIWHRGGRGLKSTKKIKED from the exons atgg ACGTTGTGTCCGAGGAGCCGAACATGTCCGTGCGTCCACTCAGGAGGAATTCTGAGGGGAAGTTCAGTAGCAGATCTCTCCGCCTCAACAACAACATCATCAGTGACCTGCAGGGCCTGACTGACACACTGCCCGCTCTCTTCACCGAGCCGAAACGCCTCGCCTGGCTTGACCTGTCCTTCAATGACCTCTCTCACATACACCCG GTCCTCACAGAGCTCACAGAGCTGCGGGTGTTGTATCTCCATGGTAACAGCGTGAGTAACCTGTCAGAGGTGGATAAGCTGGGGACGCTGCCGTTCCTGCACACTGTCACTCTGCACGGCAACGCCATGGAGACTGTGCAGGGCTACAG GGGATACGTGATCTCCGCTGTTCCTCACCTGAAGATGATGGACTTCAGTGCCGTTACCAAACAGGAGAGAGTCATGGCCTCCATCTGGCACCGGGGTGGGAGGGGCCTCAAATCCACCAAGAAGATCAAAGAGGACTGA
- the lamtor1 gene encoding ragulator complex protein LAMTOR1: MGCCYSSETEATEQDRSERKPLIPHPNPDSKPPNGTERSPPGLSSTRTDEQALLTSILNKTAMSIIDVSAADSQGMEQHEYMDKARQYSTKLAVLSSTLCQKKPAPLPSLTSQPHQVLASDLVPYSDVQQVSKIAAYAYSAISQIKVDAKEELVVQFAIP, encoded by the exons ATGGGGTGCTGTTACAGCAGCGAGACGGAGGCCACCGAGCAG GATCGATCAGAGCGTAAGCCGCTGATTCCGCATCCAAACCCGGACAGTAAACCCCCCAATGGGACGGAGCGGAGCCCACCGGGACTGTCGTCCACACGCACCGATGAGCAGGCCCTTCTCACCTCCATCCTCAACAAGACCGCAAT GAGCATTATTGATGTATCAGCTGCAGACTCCCAGGGCATGGAGCAGCATGAATACATGGACAAAGCCAGACAGTACAG CACTAAGCTGGCTGTGTTGAGCAGTACTCTGTGTCAGAAGAAGCCGGCTCCTCTGCCCTCTCTCACCAGCCAGCCTCACCAAGTGCTCGCCAGTGACCTGGTGCCATACTCAGACGTCCAGCAG GTGTCTAAGATAGCAGCATATGCATACAGTGCCATCTCCCAAATAAAGGTGGACGCCAAAGAGGAGCTCGTAGTGCAGTTTGCTATTCCATGA